The Pseudomonas sp. S06B 330 genome contains the following window.
CCCAGGCCATGGTCCAGGGCGTGCAAGCTGCGGGCGGGATCTGGAGCCTGGATGACCTGGCCAACTACCGCACCGCTAAACGCGAACCGCTACGCTATCAGCTGGCTGACCAACGTGAATTGATTAGCGCCCCCCCACCATCAGCCGGTGGCGTAGCCCTGGCGCAGAGCCTGGCCATGCTTCAACGCCTGCCGTGGCAAAGTGCCGAGCCGGTGCAGCGTAGCCATTACGTGCTGGAAGTATTGCGCAGGGCCTACCGTGACCGCGGCCTGCTGGGCGACCCCGATTATGTCGCCAATCCTGTTACACAGCTGCTTTCGCGCCCGTACCTGACGAGCCTGGCCGATAGCATCGAGGTGCATCAAGCAACGCCAAGCAGCAAACTGCCACCCGCGCCCACTTGGCGCGAAGGCGATCACACCACCCACTTCGCTGTGATCGATGCTCAGGGCAACGCCGTGGCCGCAACACTGTCGGTCAATCTGCCCTTCGGTGCGGCCTTCAGCGCGCCTGGCACCGGCGTGGTGCTGAACAATGAAATGGACGACTTTGCCGCCGACCCTCACGGTAGTAACAGTTACGGCCTGGCTGGCAGCCAGGCCAATGCTGTGGCCGCTGGCAAGCGACCGCTGTCGAGCATGAGCCCGAGCTTTATCGAAAGTCCCACGCAGTTCGCCGCCTTCGGCACCCCGGGTGGCAGCCGCATTCCGAGCATGGTGTTGTTGTCGATGCTGGGCTTTCTCGAAGGCAAACCGGTCGCCAGCTGGCCGGCAGTGCCACGCTATCACCACCAGTACCTGCCCGATGTGGTCGAGCACGAACCAAATGCGTTCAGTATTGAGCAGCAACGCGAACTGCAGGCGCGCGGCTACCAGCTCAAGGACCTGGGCCGGACCTACGGCAATCAGCAAGTGTTGTTCTGGGACAAGGCCAAACAGACCCTGGAGGCTGCGAGCGACCCACGTGGCGTGGGCGCCGCTGAAGTGCTCAGCCCACGCTGAGCACCATCACTTCTGGCAGCGCGGGCAGAACACACTGGCGCGCTGACCCAGCTTGACCTCGCGCAGGATACTGCCGCAAATCTTGCACGGCTCTTCGCGCCGTCCGTAGACAAACAACTCCTGCTGGAAGTAGCCCGGCTGACCATCGCCGCCGATAAAATCGCGCAATGTGGTGCCGCCGCGCTCAATGGCGCAGGCCAGGATACGTTTGATCTCGATCGCCAGTTTCAGGTAGCGCGCGCGAGAAATACCACCGGCTTCACGGCGCGGGTCAATTCCGGCAGCGAACAATGCTTCGGTTGCATAAATGTTACCGACGCCAACGACCACCGCGTTGTCCATGATGAACGGCTTGACCGCCATCGACTTGCCACGCGACAGCTGGAACAGGCGCTCACCATCAAACAGATCGGTCAGTGGCTCCGGGCCGAGCTTGATCAGCAGCTCGTGGTTAAGCGGATCAAGGCTCCAGAGCATCGCACCGAACCGACGCGGATCGGTATACCGCAAGGCCAGGCCTGACTCCAGCTCGATATCCACATGCTCATGCTTGGCTGCCGGCAAGCCGATTTCCACCAGGCGCAAGTTGCCGGACATCCCCAAGTGACTGATCAACGTGCCGACCTCAGCATTAAGCAGCAGGTACTTGGCGCGCCGCTCCACTTTCACGAAGCGCTGCCCAGACAGGCGGATATCGAGATCCTCAGGGATCGGCCAACGCAGGCGTCGATCGCGCACGATCACCCGGCTGACCCGCTGACCTTCCAGGTAAGGCGCAATACCGCGCCGGGTGGTTTCGACTTCTGGTAATTCCGGCATGAATCAGTGACTGCCCATTTCGCGAATAGTCTGCTTGAGGTTCTCGAAGTCGTACTCGGAAAGCCCCACATAGTCGAGCACCAGGTGCCCAACGGCGTTCCACTCATGGTCGAAACTCTGATTGCCCAGCACCCGGTACGAGGAACAGATGTGCTCAGCCATCTTCAAGATCGCCAACAGGTTCTTCAACTGGCTGTTACGCGCCGAGTCATCGCTGAACACCGCCAATGCGTTGTGATGGTTGGCAATCGCATTGCTCAGGTGCTCAGGTAGGCGCCAGGACTTGGCCGTGTAGTAGCCGACCACCGCGTGGTTGGTGTTGAACGCCTGGTTTTCGGTATCTACCACACGCTTGTTACTGCCGGCCTTGGCGTAGGCATCTTCAAGCACCCCCATGTAATCGGGGAAGCGCTTAAGCATCAGGGGTACGCCGCAGTCATGGAACAGTCCCAAGGCATAGGCCTCATCCACCGCCTGCGAGCCGATGCGCTTGGCCAGGGTCAGGCAGGTCATAGCCACATCCTGCGCGGTATCCCAGAAACGGTTGAGGGTGACGATGGTGTCGTCACTCATCTCACCTTTGATCGACTGGGCGTTGATCAGGTTGATAATCGAACGACTGCCGAGCAGGTTCACCGCACGCTGGATTGAGGCAATCTTGTTGGTCAATCCGTAGTAAGGCGAGTTGACCAGCTTGAGCAGGGCGCCAGATAGGCCTGGGTCCTGGGAGATCAACTTGGCGATCACCTCAAGGTCGGGATCAGGCATGTATTGCTCGAACTGCAGGTCAACCATGATCTGCGGCTGAGGCGGCACGCTGATGCCTTGCAAGGCTTGCTGGATCTGTTCGGCGGAGAGTTCCTGGGACATATGTACACACTCGGGGCTGAGCGGCGATTCTAACCCGATCATGCTGGCCAGAGGTGAAGCGAAAGGCCATCGCTTTGATGCAATTTGTCGCTATTCACGTCGGCGTAGCGGGCGTCAGGTTATACTCCCGCTCTTTTTTCCGGAGCGACGTCATGTCCCTGCCCAGCCTTCGTCTCAAAGCCAATGCCGACCGCCGCCTACGCGCCGGCCATCTGTGGGTCTACAGCAACGAAATCGACGTCGCCGCGACCCCATTGCATGGCTTCAAGGCCGGTGACCAGGCGATTCTTGAAACCGCCGGCGGCAAGGCTCTGGGCGTCGTTGCCATGAGCCCGAACAACCTGATCTGCGCACGCCTGCTGTCGCGTGACGCTAAGCTTGCGCTGGACAAGTCGCTGCTGGTGCACCGCATCAATGTTGCCCTGTCTTTGCGCGAGCGTCTGTTCGACAAGCCGTTCTACCGCCTGGTGTACGGTGATTCTGACTTGTTGCCAGGCCTGGTGGTTGATCGTTTTGGTGACATCCTGGTGGTTCAGCTGGCTTCGGCGACCATGGAGCAACACAAGGACGACGTCATCGCCGCCCTGGTGCAAGTACTCAAGCCTAGCGGCATCCTGTTCAAGAACGACTCGGCCGCACGCGACGCCGAAGGCCTGAACCGTTACGTTGAAACCGTATTCGGCATGGTGCCGGAATGGGTTGCCCTGGAAGAGAACGGCGTCAAATTCGAAGCCCCGGTAATGGAAGGCCAGAAAACCGGCTGGTTCTATGACCACCGCATGAACCGCGCCCGTCTGGCACCGTACGTTCAGGGTAAACGCGTTCTCGATCTGTTCAGCTACATCGGTGGCTGGGGTGTGCAGGCTGGCGTGTTCGGCGCCAGTGAAGTGTTCTGCGTCGATGCCTCGAGCTTTGCCCTTGATGGCGTTGAGCGCAACGCCGGGCTCAACGGCATTGCCGAGAAGCTCACCTGCATTGAAGGTGACGTGTTCGAAGCACTGAAGGAGCTCAAGGCCTCCGAAGAGCGTTTTGACGTGATCGTTGCCGACCCGCCCGCGTTCATCAAGCGCAAGAAAGACCTGAAAAACGGTGAAGGCGCCTACCGGCGCCTGAACGAGCAAGCCATGCGTCTGCTGACCAAAGACGGCATTCTGGTCAGCGCTTCGTGCTCGATGCACCTGCCCGAGGACGATCTGCAGAACATCCTGCTGACCAGCGCCCGTCACCTGGACCGTAACATCCAGCTGCTCGAACGTGGCGGCCAGGGCCCGGATCATCCGGTGCATCCGGCGATTCCAGAAACCCGTTACATCAAGAGCATTACCTGCCGCTTGCTGCCTAACAGCTAAGGCTGTGCAGTTATAAAAATCCCGGCCAAGTGCCGGGATTTTTTTTGCCAGCTGCATTACGAATAATCAACAGTTTATGTTTCGCAACCAAATAATCGAAAGATAAATCATACAAGCGTTCACGAAACCTCCTACACGCCACCCTATTGCTCATTAAAAATAAACGCATACTCTTTAAAGCGATCCACTCCGCAAGAATCAACACCACCACTCCAACCGCATCATTTCCAACAACTATAAATAATAAAAAGAGGCTGCCATGCATCACCAACCGGTATTCGTTGTCAATGCGGAACACGTAAACCTCACAACGGAACCACAATATTAAAAAGGGGCTACATAAATGATAACAAGCCCATACAAAAACAAAAAAACCAACCCCGAACTGGTCATCGCATTATTACTGATAATGAGCTTGCTTGGGGTATTCCCGCTAGATGTAATACTGCCGTCGTTTCCAGCACTCGGCATGCACTTAGAAGTCGACACGACTCACATTGCCTATTCCATTAGTTTGTTTGCCTTATCCGTCGCTGCTGCACAACTTGTTTTAGGGCCGTTGTCCGATAAAATCGGCCGCAAAAGGCTACTCCTGCTTGGTTTATTGACCTCCATTGTTGGCGCAGTGGGCTGTGTAATTAGCACCCACTACCTGACATTCATCGGTTTCAGGATACTGCAAGCCGTGGGCTGCGGCTGTTTTGTGCTTACCCAGGCACTCGTTCAGGATCTGTTCGAGGGTAAGCAACGTAATGCGATGCGAATCCTGCAGACCAGTGCCAGCGGTCTGTTCATCTCCTTGTCACTCCTGACTGGAAGTTGGCTACAGCAGGCATTCGACTGGCCTGGCAGTTTCATTACGTTCACTCAGCTCGCCTGTATCGCACTATTGATGTCCTTGTTTTTTCTCAGGGATGACACTCACAAAAACACGTCGAAGGTTGATTATTTCGCCATCTACCGCACACTTCTCCACGATCGTGAATTTGTTGCCTATAGCGTGATCGCAGCCATAGCCTTTACCTGCCATTTCTCGTTCATTGTCTTAAGCCCACTGCTGTTCATAGACCAATTGGGGCTATCCCCTCACAATTTCGCACAGGTGTTCGTTCTGTACGCTATTGCCTTTGTGGTGGGCGGCCTGGTCGCCGGATGCTTTAACCAGCGTCTGAGCACCTCGGTACAAATTTTGATTGGCCTTGGCTTGATTGTCCTGGCGGGCCTGATGATGGTGATGGGAGCCTGGACGCAATCACCGTCACTGATGTCGACACTGATACCCATGATCGTCGCCACCACTGGCACTACCTTAGCCCTCCCGGCAGCCACAAGTTGCGCGTTGGCGTTACAGCAAACCCGCGTGGGCGCAGCGGCATCGATGATCAACACCTTGGTACTCGCCGTGGGCGCCGCTGGAAGTGGTGTAATCACGCTGTTCAGTGAGCAAGTGGCAACGAGCCTAGGTGTCGGCTTCATGCTCCTGGCCACTGGATCAATGCTACTGCTGCCTCGTTATCCACATCGCCCACTAGACCCTGCCTGTTGATCGTACAGC
Protein-coding sequences here:
- the ggt gene encoding gamma-glutamyltransferase, coding for MPFVGKLVPLVLGATLALGAVCAQAQGPGRAAIASPHAEATAAAREILEQGGNAFDAAIAVSAALAVVEPYGSGLGGGGFFLLREGDTPARYAFIDARERAPAKASEAMYLKDGKVQPGLSINGPLAAAIPGLPAALADLAAHYGKLPLKSTLAPAIRLANQGFAVDRIYRDRAKMRLSALRDDPESARLFLINGEVPALGAQIRQPQLAVTLERLANQGRDGFYAGPTAQAMVQGVQAAGGIWSLDDLANYRTAKREPLRYQLADQRELISAPPPSAGGVALAQSLAMLQRLPWQSAEPVQRSHYVLEVLRRAYRDRGLLGDPDYVANPVTQLLSRPYLTSLADSIEVHQATPSSKLPPAPTWREGDHTTHFAVIDAQGNAVAATLSVNLPFGAAFSAPGTGVVLNNEMDDFAADPHGSNSYGLAGSQANAVAAGKRPLSSMSPSFIESPTQFAAFGTPGGSRIPSMVLLSMLGFLEGKPVASWPAVPRYHHQYLPDVVEHEPNAFSIEQQRELQARGYQLKDLGRTYGNQQVLFWDKAKQTLEAASDPRGVGAAEVLSPR
- the mutM gene encoding bifunctional DNA-formamidopyrimidine glycosylase/DNA-(apurinic or apyrimidinic site) lyase codes for the protein MPELPEVETTRRGIAPYLEGQRVSRVIVRDRRLRWPIPEDLDIRLSGQRFVKVERRAKYLLLNAEVGTLISHLGMSGNLRLVEIGLPAAKHEHVDIELESGLALRYTDPRRFGAMLWSLDPLNHELLIKLGPEPLTDLFDGERLFQLSRGKSMAVKPFIMDNAVVVGVGNIYATEALFAAGIDPRREAGGISRARYLKLAIEIKRILACAIERGGTTLRDFIGGDGQPGYFQQELFVYGRREEPCKICGSILREVKLGQRASVFCPRCQK
- a CDS encoding HDOD domain-containing protein, giving the protein MPPQPQIMVDLQFEQYMPDPDLEVIAKLISQDPGLSGALLKLVNSPYYGLTNKIASIQRAVNLLGSRSIINLINAQSIKGEMSDDTIVTLNRFWDTAQDVAMTCLTLAKRIGSQAVDEAYALGLFHDCGVPLMLKRFPDYMGVLEDAYAKAGSNKRVVDTENQAFNTNHAVVGYYTAKSWRLPEHLSNAIANHHNALAVFSDDSARNSQLKNLLAILKMAEHICSSYRVLGNQSFDHEWNAVGHLVLDYVGLSEYDFENLKQTIREMGSH
- a CDS encoding class I SAM-dependent rRNA methyltransferase, giving the protein MSLPSLRLKANADRRLRAGHLWVYSNEIDVAATPLHGFKAGDQAILETAGGKALGVVAMSPNNLICARLLSRDAKLALDKSLLVHRINVALSLRERLFDKPFYRLVYGDSDLLPGLVVDRFGDILVVQLASATMEQHKDDVIAALVQVLKPSGILFKNDSAARDAEGLNRYVETVFGMVPEWVALEENGVKFEAPVMEGQKTGWFYDHRMNRARLAPYVQGKRVLDLFSYIGGWGVQAGVFGASEVFCVDASSFALDGVERNAGLNGIAEKLTCIEGDVFEALKELKASEERFDVIVADPPAFIKRKKDLKNGEGAYRRLNEQAMRLLTKDGILVSASCSMHLPEDDLQNILLTSARHLDRNIQLLERGGQGPDHPVHPAIPETRYIKSITCRLLPNS
- a CDS encoding Bcr/CflA family efflux MFS transporter; amino-acid sequence: MITSPYKNKKTNPELVIALLLIMSLLGVFPLDVILPSFPALGMHLEVDTTHIAYSISLFALSVAAAQLVLGPLSDKIGRKRLLLLGLLTSIVGAVGCVISTHYLTFIGFRILQAVGCGCFVLTQALVQDLFEGKQRNAMRILQTSASGLFISLSLLTGSWLQQAFDWPGSFITFTQLACIALLMSLFFLRDDTHKNTSKVDYFAIYRTLLHDREFVAYSVIAAIAFTCHFSFIVLSPLLFIDQLGLSPHNFAQVFVLYAIAFVVGGLVAGCFNQRLSTSVQILIGLGLIVLAGLMMVMGAWTQSPSLMSTLIPMIVATTGTTLALPAATSCALALQQTRVGAAASMINTLVLAVGAAGSGVITLFSEQVATSLGVGFMLLATGSMLLLPRYPHRPLDPAC